A single window of Chloracidobacterium sp. DNA harbors:
- a CDS encoding saccharopine dehydrogenase NADP-binding domain-containing protein, whose protein sequence is MKKTIFIAGSGGIGEAAALLLREWSDFETTVILGDVDQGNLRKARDFVTANSEKQTAVETVVMDREGTNDEMRSAFERADVLLDCSPGGQAPRMAGYAVEFKMHYANLTEYVAETDQIINLAKNADTGFILQTGLAPGFINVKAMELYNEFVAKFENEKIERLGMKVGALTAHAHTPHFYGFTWSPIGVATEYVKNSRVIRDFAITERPALSSRELIIIGARTYEADLTSGGAADLPDFFEGKARQLDYKTLRYVGHYGWVESIIETLPKDTDLPHRLQEAMMQAVPSVEDDLVLVHASVDGFDVTGRRRMIEKAYFVEPLEINGHNLRAIQTTTAAPLCQSAMMLLTGEYKGVVLQSQIDPKAFMAGKFVSKIYG, encoded by the coding sequence ATGAAAAAGACGATATTTATTGCCGGTTCCGGAGGGATCGGTGAGGCGGCTGCACTTTTATTGCGAGAGTGGAGCGATTTTGAGACCACCGTCATTCTTGGCGACGTTGACCAAGGCAACCTGCGAAAGGCACGGGATTTTGTTACGGCTAACTCTGAAAAGCAGACTGCGGTCGAAACCGTCGTGATGGACCGAGAGGGGACGAATGACGAGATGCGATCGGCATTTGAGCGGGCAGATGTCCTGCTCGACTGCTCACCGGGTGGACAGGCTCCGCGGATGGCGGGCTATGCTGTCGAATTCAAGATGCATTATGCCAATCTGACTGAGTACGTTGCCGAAACTGACCAGATCATCAACCTGGCTAAAAATGCCGACACGGGATTTATCCTGCAGACGGGCCTAGCACCTGGGTTTATCAATGTTAAGGCGATGGAACTCTATAATGAGTTCGTTGCTAAATTTGAAAACGAAAAGATCGAACGCCTTGGAATGAAGGTCGGAGCCCTTACGGCCCACGCCCACACACCGCACTTTTACGGATTTACGTGGTCGCCGATAGGCGTTGCGACGGAGTATGTTAAAAACTCAAGAGTGATCCGCGATTTTGCGATCACAGAGCGTCCCGCTCTTTCGTCTCGCGAATTGATCATTATCGGAGCCCGAACATACGAGGCGGATCTGACATCGGGCGGAGCGGCGGATCTGCCGGACTTTTTTGAAGGGAAAGCCCGGCAATTGGATTACAAGACGCTCCGATATGTTGGGCATTACGGATGGGTCGAATCAATAATTGAGACGCTTCCGAAGGACACCGACCTCCCGCACCGTTTGCAGGAGGCGATGATGCAGGCGGTTCCGTCGGTCGAGGATGATCTGGTTCTTGTTCACGCGTCCGTTGACGGTTTTGATGTAACCGGCAGACGGCGAATGATCGAGAAGGCGTACTTTGTCGAACCGCTCGAGATAAACGGTCACAATCTGCGAGCGATCCAGACGACTACCGCGGCGCCGCTCTGTCAATCAGCGATGATGTTGCTGACCGGAGAATACAAGGGCGTGGTACTTCAAAGTCAGATCGATCCAAAGGCGTTTATGGCCGGCAAGTTCGTGTCGAAGATATACGGGTAA
- a CDS encoding 1-acyl-sn-glycerol-3-phosphate acyltransferase, with protein MAPISENTSLEKMPAAEMAPLVPEPAEIGAIGTVDRAGFWLTHRMNLGRWKRLMTFGQRHIGSLWIYLATYNLMNVFGLENVEDADPEVPLVLVANHRSFFDMYTVSSVLFRRMRRPITLYFPVRAKFFYTSPLGWVVNLVMGWFSMYPPFFREEREAVKREFDKYSMRRLVQLCQSGTGHVIGFHPEGKRNLTGGPYEFLPAQPGIGKVIYSARPQVIPVFIAGLGNDLPKQIFGNWTGGEKVRIWFGEKVDLSEFYAKTDRLRTHKEISDRLMAKISELADKDRAEFEVPN; from the coding sequence ATGGCTCCGATCAGCGAAAATACCAGTTTGGAAAAGATGCCTGCGGCCGAAATGGCTCCGCTTGTGCCGGAACCGGCCGAGATCGGGGCGATCGGTACCGTCGATCGTGCCGGGTTTTGGTTGACACACCGTATGAATCTTGGCCGTTGGAAACGGTTGATGACATTCGGTCAGCGACATATCGGATCGCTTTGGATCTACCTTGCGACCTACAATCTTATGAACGTTTTCGGCCTCGAAAACGTGGAAGATGCCGATCCCGAAGTCCCGCTGGTGCTAGTCGCTAATCATCGTTCATTTTTTGATATGTACACGGTGTCGAGCGTGCTCTTTCGACGAATGCGGCGCCCGATCACGCTGTATTTTCCGGTCAGGGCCAAATTCTTTTATACCAGCCCGCTCGGTTGGGTTGTTAACCTCGTTATGGGCTGGTTTTCGATGTATCCTCCGTTTTTCCGTGAGGAACGCGAGGCAGTTAAACGCGAATTCGACAAGTACTCGATGCGAAGGCTCGTTCAGCTTTGCCAGAGCGGCACCGGCCACGTCATTGGTTTTCACCCCGAAGGGAAGCGGAACCTAACCGGCGGGCCATACGAATTTTTGCCCGCACAACCCGGTATCGGCAAGGTTATTTACTCAGCCAGACCGCAAGTGATACCCGTATTTATCGCGGGCCTCGGCAACGATCTCCCGAAGCAGATATTTGGAAACTGGACCGGCGGTGAAAAGGTGCGTATCTGGTTTGGTGAAAAAGTGGATCTCAGCGAGTTTTACGCCAAAACAGACCGATTGCGAACCCACAAAGAGATATCGGACCGACTGATGGCCAAGATAAGCGAGCTTGCTGACAAAGATCGGGCCGAATTTGAAGTACCAAACTAA
- a CDS encoding MFS transporter, whose translation MPAKYSKQIIDNDLPRLQMSPRRRWAVTIGVMTGMAIAALEATVVGTAMPTVIAALGGISYYSWVFSAYLVTSTVTVPVWGKLSDLYGRRLLYQVGIGIFLLGTLLSGFAGSMTQLIIFRSIQGLGAGALVPLGMTIIGDIFTLRERAKMQAYFSGVWGLSSIVGPVVGGFVTDQISWRWVFFINVPVGILAALIIGLSLKEPKLEERPSIDYFGAATLMGAISLLMLSLVEGGSTLETILAPLNLLTIAGGISLLALFVFFEMRATDPIIPFRLFRNRTISVSITAGFLAGIAMFGGISFIPLFAQGALGMTATKAGSLLTPLMLSWVLMSIIGGRILLRVGYRVMVIAGFLTMTAGFVLISTFHRETATFWLYIYLMMIGSGLGLTMLTLLIAVQQAVVRTQLGVATSLNQFTRAIGGAIGVAVMGAVLTAGLASQLRAAASGAEHLLTAEQAERFASNPSALIDPAARASVPDDILIVLQDSMAAAMQPVFIVGAGVCVVGLFVVFFLPGHRPEDAESESDENCGETLLMAEQTTINSRNQVSVKPVRSSGGEQP comes from the coding sequence ATGCCGGCGAAATATTCAAAGCAAATTATAGATAACGACCTCCCGCGTCTGCAGATGTCTCCTCGTCGGCGTTGGGCAGTGACGATCGGTGTTATGACCGGTATGGCGATCGCCGCTCTCGAGGCTACGGTCGTCGGGACCGCGATGCCGACCGTTATCGCCGCACTGGGCGGGATCAGTTATTACAGTTGGGTATTTTCGGCATATCTGGTCACCTCGACGGTCACGGTTCCGGTCTGGGGCAAATTGTCGGATCTGTACGGCCGCCGATTGCTTTATCAGGTGGGCATCGGCATTTTTTTGCTTGGTACACTGCTTTCCGGGTTCGCGGGGTCGATGACTCAATTGATCATATTTCGTTCGATCCAAGGGCTCGGCGCCGGAGCTCTGGTGCCGCTCGGGATGACGATCATCGGTGATATTTTCACGCTTAGAGAGCGAGCCAAGATGCAGGCCTATTTCAGCGGTGTATGGGGACTCTCAAGCATTGTCGGCCCGGTGGTCGGTGGATTTGTTACTGACCAGATATCGTGGCGTTGGGTGTTTTTTATCAACGTCCCGGTCGGGATCCTGGCTGCACTCATCATCGGACTGTCGCTTAAAGAACCTAAACTCGAAGAACGGCCATCGATCGACTATTTCGGTGCGGCGACCCTGATGGGGGCGATCAGCCTATTGATGCTGTCACTGGTCGAGGGCGGGTCGACACTCGAGACCATCCTTGCACCGTTAAATTTGTTGACGATAGCCGGCGGCATTAGCCTGCTTGCTCTATTCGTTTTCTTCGAAATGCGGGCGACGGATCCGATCATTCCGTTTCGTTTGTTTCGCAATCGAACGATATCTGTTTCGATCACCGCGGGATTCTTAGCCGGTATTGCGATGTTCGGCGGAATTTCATTTATACCGCTTTTTGCTCAGGGAGCACTCGGTATGACTGCAACCAAGGCCGGTTCGCTGCTGACACCGCTGATGCTGAGTTGGGTCCTGATGTCGATCATCGGCGGCCGAATTCTCTTGCGGGTCGGATATCGTGTAATGGTGATCGCAGGCTTTCTGACAATGACCGCCGGATTTGTGCTGATCTCCACATTTCATCGCGAAACGGCCACTTTTTGGCTCTATATCTACCTGATGATGATCGGTTCCGGGCTGGGGCTGACGATGCTGACACTATTGATCGCCGTACAGCAGGCCGTCGTACGTACGCAATTGGGAGTCGCCACATCACTAAACCAATTTACCAGGGCGATCGGCGGAGCGATCGGAGTTGCCGTAATGGGAGCAGTTTTGACGGCAGGGCTTGCGTCCCAGCTAAGGGCCGCGGCCAGCGGTGCTGAGCACCTTTTGACCGCCGAACAGGCCGAACGCTTTGCGTCGAATCCGAGTGCATTGATCGACCCGGCCGCAAGGGCTAGCGTACCCGACGATATTTTGATCGTTCTCCAAGATTCTATGGCGGCGGCGATGCAACCGGTCTTTATAGTTGGTGCGGGCGTGTGTGTCGTCGGGTTGTTTGTCGTCTTTTTCTTGCCGGGTCATCGACCCGAAGATGCTGAGAGTGAGTCCGACGAAAATTGCGGCGAGACACTCTTAATGGCCGAGCAGACGACAATTAACTCCAGAAATCAGGTCAGCGTGAAGCCGGTTAGAAGTAGTGGCGGCGAACAGCCCTGA
- a CDS encoding trypsin-like peptidase domain-containing protein, whose amino-acid sequence MAVGIIIHIAVGTEKRTEFFSQDRIRIGSDETSDLQIRSRLSDAAAVWFEIENTDGVYRVIEFDPLLELSINDKPIRRYIAVSDGDIVKVGESDVSFAFFSLENKSALITTNRDQPFISRFIEDAAMESASSAKRDDAKAFLREFSRELMREVSVTTKLITLVLIVAFLTGLFYIGFAVNRELRESRKQSEQQSDIIRKLEAKLGQTNDQLGQLDKTNKDLIKTVSLAPNLRVEYGGAVCLVVGVYDLVDKRSGKVLRYADPQAFRPNPYEPNQSEDPSAPPISPAIGLTTEGNGSPVEYDFIGTGFYVGGGYIVSNRHVMQPWEEDDQVKQMMAIANGRARVKRLVIYFPNIAQPFPLKVKELGNREDISISMIDPTSLPAAFPVIPIDVDTDSAAIGKTVVTMGYPSGPDRLLAMVDDDEAKSINSRFGNSRQNLINFLAQSQKIVPLTTQGAITDLDAKRIVHDAKTAEGGSGAPLFGQSGKVIGVNFGIFTENTAANMAVPIRYAVELLRKAGWKTPEEIQKEADSDSHPTSTDSNANTAASGKPQ is encoded by the coding sequence ATGGCTGTCGGAATTATCATTCACATCGCTGTCGGGACAGAAAAACGCACAGAATTTTTCTCCCAAGATAGGATCAGGATCGGGTCAGACGAAACCTCTGATCTGCAGATACGTTCGCGCCTTTCGGATGCGGCGGCGGTCTGGTTCGAGATCGAAAACACCGACGGCGTGTACCGCGTCATCGAGTTTGACCCTTTGCTCGAACTTTCGATCAACGACAAACCCATCCGGCGTTATATTGCCGTAAGCGACGGTGACATTGTGAAGGTCGGCGAATCAGACGTATCATTTGCTTTCTTTTCGCTCGAAAACAAATCGGCGCTGATCACGACCAATCGGGACCAACCATTTATCTCACGCTTTATCGAGGACGCCGCGATGGAGTCGGCATCTTCGGCTAAACGCGATGACGCCAAGGCTTTCTTACGCGAATTCTCGCGTGAATTGATGCGTGAGGTGTCGGTCACCACTAAGCTCATCACGCTCGTTCTTATCGTTGCATTTCTGACGGGGCTCTTTTACATCGGCTTTGCCGTGAATCGCGAACTCCGTGAGAGCCGCAAACAGTCCGAACAGCAGAGCGATATCATCCGAAAGCTTGAGGCAAAGCTCGGCCAGACGAACGACCAACTTGGCCAACTCGATAAGACCAATAAGGACCTGATAAAGACCGTCTCGCTAGCCCCGAATCTGAGGGTCGAATATGGTGGCGCGGTTTGTCTGGTCGTCGGCGTCTATGACCTCGTTGATAAACGCAGCGGCAAGGTGCTGCGTTATGCCGATCCGCAGGCCTTTCGCCCCAATCCATACGAACCGAACCAATCGGAAGACCCGTCGGCGCCACCGATCTCGCCCGCTATCGGGCTGACGACCGAAGGCAACGGTTCGCCGGTAGAATACGACTTTATCGGCACGGGCTTTTACGTCGGCGGCGGATATATCGTCTCAAATCGCCACGTTATGCAACCGTGGGAAGAAGACGACCAGGTCAAGCAGATGATGGCTATCGCAAATGGCCGTGCTCGTGTAAAGCGCCTTGTCATCTATTTCCCAAATATCGCCCAACCCTTTCCGTTAAAGGTCAAAGAACTTGGTAATCGTGAGGATATTTCGATCAGTATGATCGATCCGACATCGCTTCCGGCCGCGTTTCCGGTGATCCCGATCGACGTCGATACCGATTCGGCGGCGATCGGCAAAACGGTGGTGACGATGGGATACCCGAGCGGACCCGACCGCCTGCTGGCGATGGTCGATGACGACGAAGCTAAGTCGATAAATTCACGATTTGGCAACTCGCGGCAAAATCTGATCAACTTTCTGGCTCAGTCGCAAAAAATAGTACCGCTCACAACGCAAGGTGCGATCACCGACCTCGACGCTAAACGCATTGTCCACGATGCCAAGACGGCCGAGGGCGGTTCCGGTGCTCCGCTGTTTGGGCAATCAGGTAAGGTCATCGGTGTGAATTTTGGTATTTTTACTGAAAACACTGCAGCGAATATGGCTGTACCGATAAGGTACGCGGTCGAACTGCTCAGAAAGGCGGGTTGGAAAACACCCGAAGAGATCCAGAAGGAAGCCGACTCTGACTCGCACCCCACATCAACGGATTCAAATGCGAATACCGCCGCGTCCGGAAAGCCACAATAG
- a CDS encoding VCBS repeat-containing protein yields MKIMKFGSASLILAAILTFTSSIFAVEPVSADKVWTKIDDSPIKLTGANRPVEIKSYGAFSVNASALKSILKSAPEEFSSAPSEVILTLPMPDGSFQRFRIEHSMVVEQGLADKYPELTATYRGQGVDDPTSTVRFDMLPTGFHAYIMTPRGSIVIDPYSVGDAENYISYRKNDARSTEQFICEFVGKDFDQAIRPGDFDATQFMSSMAPEVTSGATLRTYRLALAANWEYCSAAGGNTVAGCLAAQVLIMNRVNGVYERDLALRMVVVANNDLIVYAGNNTTCPVATGGTACTSANDPYANSSSDIDVNTGNLNTVIGTANYDIGHVFTTGSGGVAQLNSPCGGSKGAGTTGLPNPVGDPFAIDYVAHEMGHQWGSNHTFNGNVSSCGGGNRSNSNSFEPGSGVTVMAYAGICGNQNLAAHSIDTMHVRSLEVIVAFSQVNNGNACSVQTPTGNTPPTVTIPAGTTYDIPKQTPFSLTAAGADANGDTLTYDWQQYNAGGTTGAASTVPNSDADGIARPLFRNYDPTTDPTRYFPSLQYIRTNANVPPSTTGGYLTGELMSAMTRSLTFQVVVRDNRANGGGINTATATVKVDGNSGPFNVTAPNTAVTWAGGSSQTVTWSVSNTTAAPVSAATVKISFSTDGGLTFPTTILGSTANDGTETVTIPNVTTSQARIKVEGEGKIFFDMSDVNFSVNAATSNLKAPFDYDGDDKTDLSVFRPGPGEWWYLKSSTGGNAAAAFGTSTDRIVPGDYTGDNKTDFAFWRPSTGQWFVLRSEDFSFYAYPFGSSTDTPVPADYDGDNKTDSAVFRPSTNTWYIQKSTGGTDIIGFGASGDKPAIADYDGDGKADIAIFRPASGQWWIRRSSDLTVVAYAFGSSTDRPVQGDFTGDGKADAAFFRPSTGEWYVLRSENLTFYAFAFGSTGDSPVPGDYDGDNKIDAAVFRPSTNTWYVNRTTAGVLIQAFGIAGDLATPNAYIP; encoded by the coding sequence ATGAAGATTATGAAATTCGGCTCTGCCTCGCTAATTCTGGCAGCGATCCTTACATTTACGAGCTCGATCTTTGCGGTCGAACCGGTCTCGGCCGACAAGGTTTGGACCAAGATCGACGACTCTCCGATCAAGCTAACGGGAGCCAACCGTCCGGTCGAGATCAAATCGTATGGGGCATTCAGTGTCAACGCCTCCGCATTAAAGAGTATTCTCAAGAGTGCACCGGAAGAGTTCTCGAGTGCACCGTCGGAGGTCATTCTGACCTTGCCGATGCCCGACGGTTCGTTTCAACGGTTTCGGATAGAACATTCGATGGTCGTCGAGCAGGGTTTAGCAGATAAATATCCTGAGCTTACTGCGACATATCGCGGACAGGGCGTCGACGATCCGACCTCGACGGTGCGCTTCGACATGCTGCCCACAGGATTTCACGCTTATATAATGACACCTCGAGGTTCGATAGTGATCGATCCGTATTCGGTAGGCGATGCTGAAAACTACATAAGCTACCGCAAGAATGATGCCCGGTCGACGGAGCAATTCATCTGCGAATTTGTAGGCAAAGATTTTGACCAAGCGATCAGGCCCGGCGACTTTGACGCGACACAATTTATGTCGTCAATGGCTCCGGAGGTAACTTCCGGAGCAACCCTTCGCACCTATCGACTTGCTCTGGCAGCAAATTGGGAATACTGCTCTGCCGCCGGTGGTAACACCGTCGCGGGATGCCTCGCAGCTCAAGTTTTAATAATGAATCGCGTAAATGGCGTATATGAGCGCGACCTCGCACTGCGAATGGTCGTTGTCGCAAATAACGACCTGATCGTTTACGCAGGCAACAACACAACTTGCCCGGTCGCTACTGGCGGCACTGCGTGCACGTCTGCAAATGACCCGTACGCCAACTCGTCGTCGGACATCGACGTCAATACCGGAAACCTTAACACAGTCATCGGCACGGCAAATTACGATATCGGCCATGTTTTCACCACCGGCAGCGGCGGTGTTGCACAGCTTAACTCACCGTGTGGCGGATCAAAGGGAGCGGGAACGACTGGCTTGCCCAATCCGGTCGGTGATCCTTTTGCGATCGATTATGTTGCTCACGAAATGGGCCACCAATGGGGCTCCAATCACACCTTTAACGGTAATGTCAGCAGTTGCGGCGGCGGCAACCGGAGTAACTCCAATTCATTTGAGCCCGGCAGCGGAGTTACGGTGATGGCGTACGCAGGCATCTGTGGCAATCAGAACCTGGCCGCGCACAGCATCGACACGATGCACGTCCGCAGCCTGGAAGTCATCGTTGCATTCAGTCAGGTAAACAATGGTAACGCTTGTTCGGTACAGACACCGACGGGCAATACGCCTCCGACCGTGACCATTCCTGCCGGCACCACCTATGACATTCCGAAACAGACGCCTTTCTCGCTAACGGCCGCCGGAGCTGACGCGAATGGCGATACGCTCACGTACGACTGGCAGCAGTACAATGCCGGCGGAACCACGGGAGCTGCATCAACTGTTCCGAATAGCGATGCCGACGGCATTGCTCGCCCGCTTTTCCGCAACTACGATCCGACAACCGACCCGACGCGTTACTTCCCTTCGCTCCAGTACATTCGGACCAATGCAAACGTACCGCCGAGTACGACCGGCGGATATTTGACCGGCGAACTGATGTCGGCGATGACGCGTTCACTTACGTTCCAGGTCGTTGTCCGCGACAATCGTGCCAACGGCGGCGGTATCAATACAGCAACCGCAACCGTCAAAGTTGACGGCAATTCCGGACCGTTCAACGTCACTGCCCCAAATACAGCCGTCACTTGGGCAGGAGGTTCATCACAGACTGTAACGTGGAGCGTTAGCAACACGACTGCCGCTCCGGTCAGTGCCGCTACGGTCAAGATCTCTTTCTCGACGGACGGCGGCCTGACATTCCCCACGACCATTCTAGGCAGTACCGCCAATGACGGCACGGAAACCGTCACAATTCCAAACGTGACGACGTCACAGGCCCGAATAAAGGTCGAAGGTGAAGGTAAGATATTCTTCGATATGTCAGACGTTAACTTTAGCGTCAATGCGGCGACGAGTAACCTCAAGGCTCCGTTTGATTACGATGGCGATGACAAAACGGATCTCTCCGTTTTCCGTCCGGGCCCGGGCGAATGGTGGTATCTGAAATCATCGACGGGCGGCAACGCTGCCGCGGCTTTCGGCACGTCCACTGACCGCATCGTCCCCGGCGACTACACCGGCGACAACAAGACGGACTTTGCATTCTGGCGTCCATCCACCGGACAGTGGTTCGTACTGCGCAGCGAGGACTTCTCGTTTTACGCCTACCCGTTTGGCTCGAGCACGGACACACCAGTTCCCGCCGACTATGACGGCGACAACAAGACGGACTCGGCGGTCTTCCGCCCGTCAACCAACACCTGGTACATTCAGAAATCGACCGGCGGCACAGATATCATCGGATTCGGCGCCTCGGGCGACAAACCCGCGATCGCGGACTATGACGGTGACGGCAAAGCCGACATCGCCATCTTCCGTCCGGCTTCCGGCCAATGGTGGATCAGACGCAGTTCGGATCTGACTGTAGTTGCATATGCATTCGGTAGCTCGACCGATCGGCCTGTTCAGGGTGATTTCACGGGTGACGGAAAGGCAGATGCGGCATTCTTCAGACCGTCGACAGGTGAATGGTACGTTCTCAGAAGCGAGAATTTGACCTTTTACGCTTTTGCGTTCGGGTCCACCGGTGACTCACCGGTACCGGGAGACTATGACGGCGACAACAAGATTGACGCCGCCGTTTTCCGCCCATCGACCAACACGTGGTACGTCAACCGCACCACGGCAGGCGTCCTGATCCAGGCCTTTGGTATCGCCGGTGACCTCGCGACACCTAATGCATATATCCCGTAG